One stretch of Methyloversatilis sp. RAC08 DNA includes these proteins:
- a CDS encoding sulfate ABC transporter substrate-binding protein gives MRHTLRNIAASLLLGSTLATSAIAADITLLNVSYDPTRELYQDYNAAFAKHWKAKTGDTVTVRQSHGGSGKQARAVIDGLEADVVTLALAYDVGALHEKGKLIPADWQKRLKHNASPYTSTIVFLVRKGNPKGIKDWNDLTKPGVEVVTPNPKTSGGARWNYLAAWGYALKQPGGSDATAKEFVRKLFANVKVLDSGARGSLTTFAERGIGDVFISWENEAYLAVKELGPEKFDLVTPSISILAEPPVSVVDKVVDKRGTRAVATAYLEYLYSPEGQDLAGKHYYRPIDPTVAAKYSGQYAKVSLFSIDDVFGGWDKAQKEHFSDGGVFDQITVR, from the coding sequence ATGCGCCACACCCTGAGAAACATCGCCGCCAGCCTGCTGCTCGGAAGTACGCTCGCCACCTCGGCCATCGCGGCCGACATCACGCTGCTCAACGTGTCCTACGATCCAACGCGCGAGCTGTATCAGGACTACAACGCCGCCTTCGCGAAGCACTGGAAGGCGAAGACCGGCGACACCGTCACCGTCAGGCAGTCGCACGGCGGATCGGGCAAGCAGGCCCGCGCCGTCATCGACGGTCTGGAAGCCGATGTGGTCACGCTCGCCCTCGCCTATGACGTGGGTGCGCTGCACGAGAAGGGCAAGCTGATTCCGGCCGACTGGCAGAAGCGCCTCAAGCACAACGCCTCGCCCTATACCTCGACCATCGTGTTCCTCGTGCGCAAGGGCAATCCCAAGGGCATCAAGGACTGGAACGACCTGACGAAGCCGGGTGTCGAGGTCGTCACGCCGAACCCCAAGACCTCGGGCGGCGCGCGCTGGAACTATCTCGCTGCGTGGGGTTACGCACTGAAGCAGCCGGGCGGTTCGGATGCCACCGCAAAGGAATTCGTCAGGAAGCTGTTCGCTAACGTGAAAGTGCTCGACTCCGGTGCCCGTGGTTCGCTGACCACCTTTGCCGAGCGCGGCATCGGCGACGTGTTCATTTCGTGGGAGAACGAAGCCTATCTGGCCGTGAAGGAACTGGGCCCGGAGAAGTTCGATCTGGTCACGCCGTCGATTTCCATCCTCGCCGAACCGCCTGTCAGCGTGGTCGACAAGGTGGTCGACAAGCGCGGCACCCGTGCCGTGGCAACCGCCTACCTGGAATACCTGTACAGCCCGGAAGGCCAGGACCTTGCCGGCAAGCACTACTACCGGCCGATCGACCCGACCGTTGCAGCAAAGTATTCAGGCCAGTACGCCAAGGTGTCGCTGTTCAGCATCGACGACGTGTTCGGCGGCTGGGACAAGGCGCAGAAGGAGCACTTCTCCGACGGCGGCGTGTTCGACCAGATCACCGTCAGGTAA
- a CDS encoding CysB family HTH-type transcriptional regulator, protein MNFQQLRIIRETVRRQFNLTEVANALFTSQSGVSKHIKDLEDELGIELFVRKGKRLLGLTDPGSELVEIVERMLLDAGNIKRLAEQFARRDEGQLRIATTHTQARYALPRVVTEFKRLFPKVHLVLLQASPGEIVELLNDGEADIGIATETLAGAPELVAFPFYSWHHAAIVPAGHPLESVSPLTLEAIAEHPVVTYHEGFTGRSSIDATFARAGLLPDIVMSALDADVIKTYVELGLGVGIVASVAFDPVRDTGLRLLDSDHLFAANTSLIALRRKHYLRGYAYRFIELCEPSLNEVTVKAALKPGAAED, encoded by the coding sequence ATGAATTTTCAGCAACTTCGCATCATCCGAGAAACGGTCAGGCGGCAATTCAATCTGACCGAAGTCGCCAATGCGCTGTTCACCTCGCAATCGGGCGTGAGCAAGCACATCAAGGACCTCGAAGACGAACTGGGCATCGAACTGTTCGTGCGCAAGGGCAAGCGCCTGCTTGGCCTGACCGACCCGGGCAGCGAACTGGTCGAGATCGTCGAACGCATGCTGCTCGACGCCGGCAACATCAAGCGGCTGGCGGAACAGTTCGCCCGCCGCGACGAAGGCCAGTTGCGCATTGCCACCACGCATACCCAGGCGCGCTATGCGCTGCCGCGCGTGGTAACCGAATTCAAGCGGCTGTTCCCCAAGGTGCACCTGGTGCTGCTGCAGGCCAGCCCGGGCGAAATCGTCGAACTGCTCAATGACGGTGAAGCGGACATCGGCATTGCCACCGAAACGCTGGCCGGCGCGCCCGAACTGGTGGCCTTCCCGTTCTATTCATGGCATCACGCCGCCATCGTGCCGGCCGGCCATCCGCTCGAAAGCGTGTCGCCGCTGACGCTGGAGGCCATCGCCGAACATCCGGTGGTGACCTATCACGAAGGCTTCACCGGCAGATCGAGCATCGACGCCACCTTTGCGCGCGCCGGCCTGCTGCCCGACATCGTCATGTCGGCGCTCGACGCCGACGTGATCAAGACCTATGTCGAACTTGGGCTGGGCGTCGGCATCGTCGCATCGGTCGCCTTCGATCCGGTGCGTGATACCGGCCTGCGCCTGCTCGACAGCGACCATCTGTTCGCCGCCAACACCAGTCTGATCGCCCTGCGCCGCAAGCACTACCTGCGTGGCTACGCCTATCGCTTCATCGAGCTGTGCGAGCCGTCGCTGAACGAGGTGACGGTCAAGGCCGCGCTCAAACCCGGCGCCGCGGAAGACTGA
- a CDS encoding ABC transporter ATP-binding protein gives MHPLSRLFSHARQYRRDVRIASLYSVLNKFFDVLPEILIGVAVDVVVNQKASFLAGLGVVDPKDQLVLLAILTVLIWVGESAFQYLYDVRWRSLAQNLQHDLRMEAYRHVQQLDMAYFERNRSGNLLSILNEDINQMERFLNGGANELIQVFVGSLMVGGVFFVLTHELAFLALIPVPLILYGAFWFQRRLAPRYTAVRESAGALATRLNNNLQGIATVKAYAAEEFEAGHIRDGSNDYRRRNGEAIRLSAAITPVIRMAILAGFTVTLLYGGFLALEGDIGVGSYSVLVYLTQRLLWPLTGLAELTDLYQRSMSSIQRVMDLIDTPVSIGYEGQALPREAVRGDLAFERVSFAYDGSARPALDGIDLRIGAGQTVAFVGSTGGGKSTLIKLLLRFYEPQHGRVLLDGQPISALRLQDVRRAIGYVAQDTFLADASVADNIAYGMTDVPCDAIVRAAQSAEAHDFIHALPQGYDTQVGERGMKLSGGQRQRLALARAILKDPPILLLDEATSAVDNETEAAIQRSLDRLVVGRTTLIVAHRLSTVRQADVIHVIDGGRIVESGTHDALVALGGIYASLWRLQTGER, from the coding sequence ATGCATCCGCTTTCCCGCCTGTTTTCGCACGCCCGCCAGTACCGCCGCGATGTGCGCATCGCCTCGCTCTATTCGGTGCTGAACAAGTTCTTCGACGTGCTGCCGGAAATCCTGATCGGCGTGGCGGTCGATGTCGTGGTGAACCAGAAGGCGTCCTTTCTGGCCGGGCTAGGCGTCGTCGATCCGAAGGACCAGCTGGTGCTGCTGGCCATCCTGACGGTTCTGATCTGGGTCGGTGAATCGGCCTTCCAGTATCTGTATGACGTACGCTGGCGCTCGCTCGCGCAAAACCTGCAGCACGATCTGCGGATGGAAGCCTACCGCCATGTGCAGCAGCTGGACATGGCCTACTTCGAGCGCAATCGCAGCGGCAACCTGCTGTCCATCCTGAATGAAGACATCAACCAGATGGAGCGCTTCCTCAATGGCGGCGCGAACGAGCTGATCCAGGTGTTCGTCGGTTCCCTGATGGTCGGCGGCGTGTTCTTCGTGCTGACGCACGAACTGGCCTTTCTCGCGCTGATTCCGGTACCGCTCATCCTGTATGGCGCCTTCTGGTTCCAGCGCCGGCTGGCGCCACGCTACACGGCGGTGCGCGAATCGGCCGGTGCGCTGGCCACGCGACTGAACAACAACCTGCAGGGCATCGCCACCGTCAAGGCCTATGCGGCCGAAGAGTTCGAAGCCGGGCACATCCGCGATGGCTCGAACGATTACCGCCGCCGCAACGGCGAGGCGATCCGGCTGTCGGCGGCCATCACGCCGGTCATCCGCATGGCCATCCTTGCCGGCTTCACGGTGACGCTGCTTTACGGCGGTTTCCTTGCGCTCGAGGGCGACATCGGCGTCGGCAGCTATTCGGTGCTGGTCTATCTGACGCAGCGCCTGCTGTGGCCGCTGACCGGGCTGGCCGAACTGACCGATCTCTACCAACGCTCGATGTCGTCCATCCAGCGTGTGATGGACCTGATCGACACGCCGGTGAGCATCGGTTACGAAGGCCAGGCGTTGCCGCGAGAGGCGGTGCGCGGCGATCTGGCGTTCGAACGGGTGAGCTTTGCCTACGACGGCAGCGCTCGGCCGGCGCTCGACGGCATCGATCTGCGCATCGGCGCCGGTCAGACCGTGGCCTTCGTCGGCAGCACCGGTGGCGGCAAGAGCACGTTGATCAAGCTGCTGCTGCGCTTCTACGAACCGCAGCACGGCCGGGTGCTGCTCGACGGCCAGCCGATTTCGGCGCTGCGCCTGCAGGACGTGCGGCGCGCCATCGGCTATGTCGCGCAGGACACCTTCCTCGCCGATGCGTCGGTCGCCGACAACATCGCCTACGGCATGACCGACGTGCCGTGTGACGCCATCGTGCGCGCGGCGCAGTCGGCCGAGGCGCACGATTTCATCCATGCGCTGCCGCAGGGCTATGACACCCAGGTCGGCGAGCGCGGCATGAAGCTGTCCGGCGGCCAGCGCCAGCGGCTGGCGCTGGCGCGCGCCATTCTGAAAGACCCGCCCATCCTGCTGCTCGACGAAGCGACGTCGGCGGTGGACAACGAAACCGAAGCGGCCATCCAGCGCTCGCTCGACCGCCTGGTCGTCGGCCGCACGACGCTGATCGTGGCGCACCGCTTGTCCACCGTGCGCCAGGCCGACGTCATTCACGTCATCGATGGTGGCCGCATCGTCGAATCCGGCACCCACGACGCGCTGGTAGCGCTGGGCGGCATCTATGCGTCGCTGTGGCGGCTGCAGACCGGGGAGCGTTGA